The following are from one region of the Microcoleus sp. FACHB-831 genome:
- a CDS encoding sodium:proton antiporter, translated as MFVANRAIANCMLQALFPPVDIYILDLLVIGLLLLMVTLGSGWIARLPLSYAIIYLIVGILLGPYGTKLVQIRPDAEFLERLAEFVVIVSVFSCGLKMNRPLNLWSWNITARLIGLLMPISIFAIAAVGHFILKMDWGPAILLGGILAPTDPVLASEVQMENMDDRDELRFGLTSEGGLNDALAFPFVYFGIHSLKDNNWENWFKEWVVVDLLWAIAAAIVMGIVVAKSVGWIDKRLQKFRPVDNLMEDFVALSTILLTYSFTEVVNGYGFLAVFVAGVVVQRTYEDSEKQKSRFEFTEQIEKLLEVATILILGTILRYAPMRDYAGQGILVAVLLLFAIRPLGIWISLLGRNFGPATSSLFGWFGIRGVGSLYYLSYAFGEGLKDTLGEQIAWITYIVIVISVLLHGISATPLMNWYERKIKKVENNEEVEANS; from the coding sequence ATGTTTGTTGCCAATCGTGCGATCGCTAACTGTATGCTGCAAGCGCTCTTCCCTCCTGTAGATATATATATTCTTGACCTGCTGGTTATTGGTCTACTCCTGCTTATGGTGACGTTGGGTTCGGGCTGGATTGCCCGTTTACCTCTCTCCTATGCCATCATTTACCTGATTGTAGGTATTTTGTTGGGGCCATACGGGACTAAGTTGGTTCAGATCCGACCAGATGCCGAGTTTCTGGAACGACTGGCGGAATTTGTGGTGATTGTCTCAGTATTTAGCTGCGGGCTGAAGATGAATCGTCCGCTGAATTTGTGGTCTTGGAATATCACGGCGCGGCTGATTGGGTTGCTGATGCCGATTTCAATTTTTGCGATCGCTGCCGTTGGACATTTTATTTTAAAAATGGACTGGGGTCCTGCTATTTTATTGGGAGGAATTCTCGCCCCCACCGATCCAGTATTAGCCTCAGAAGTCCAGATGGAAAATATGGACGATCGCGATGAGTTGCGCTTTGGTTTGACTTCTGAAGGCGGGTTGAATGATGCCTTAGCTTTTCCCTTTGTTTATTTCGGCATTCACTCCTTAAAAGATAACAACTGGGAAAACTGGTTTAAAGAGTGGGTAGTTGTTGATTTACTTTGGGCGATCGCCGCCGCCATCGTGATGGGAATTGTTGTAGCAAAAAGCGTTGGCTGGATTGACAAGCGACTGCAAAAATTCCGCCCTGTCGATAACTTGATGGAAGATTTCGTGGCGCTGAGTACAATTTTGCTGACCTATTCCTTCACAGAAGTTGTTAACGGTTATGGCTTTCTCGCGGTTTTTGTTGCTGGAGTGGTGGTTCAGCGCACTTACGAAGATTCAGAAAAGCAAAAATCTCGATTTGAATTTACCGAGCAAATTGAAAAACTGCTGGAGGTAGCAACAATTTTGATATTGGGGACAATACTAAGATATGCACCGATGCGCGACTACGCGGGTCAAGGAATCTTAGTAGCAGTATTGTTATTATTTGCAATTCGACCTTTGGGAATTTGGATTAGCTTGCTCGGACGAAACTTTGGCCCTGCAACCAGCTCGTTATTTGGGTGGTTTGGCATTCGCGGTGTCGGCTCTTTGTATTATCTTTCCTATGCCTTTGGCGAAGGATTAAAAGACACTTTGGGCGAACAAATAGCCTGGATTACTTACATTGTTATCGTGATTTCTGTACTTCTACATGGGATTAGCGCAACTCCTTTGATGAACTGGTATGAGCGGAAAATCAAGAAAGTAGAGAATAATGAGGAGGTAGAAGCTAACAGTTAA
- a CDS encoding RNA ligase family protein, whose translation MSIFKVEVVKINTVISHPNADRLDICTFEGMAYQVITAKGNFKPGDLAFYFPIDSVIPEQYLDVFGIRPYYSKKLRAAKLRGIFSEGLLIPVGENFTGNVGDDYTEYFGVTKYEYPLPQSIKNGDMEAPIGHYKFPSPENLKRYRDVLYPGEEVVVTEKLHGTNFTVFVDTEGTTRIGSHNYFWKNNETNKSLAYIRAYQENSALHKLPLNTQVFGEIYGVQDIKYGLQNGKIEIALFAVSRDSRFLNYTEFVEFCEEFSLPRVPVLYIGAYSWEAVSQFNNADSVISPDCMMEGVIVQSLVERTHPEIGRVVLKLISDRYLLRKDGTELH comes from the coding sequence ATGAGCATTTTTAAAGTAGAAGTAGTCAAAATAAACACCGTCATTTCTCACCCAAACGCAGACAGATTGGATATTTGCACTTTTGAAGGAATGGCGTATCAGGTTATTACCGCTAAGGGGAATTTTAAACCTGGAGATTTGGCGTTCTACTTTCCGATTGATAGTGTTATCCCAGAACAGTATCTTGATGTATTTGGGATTCGTCCTTACTACTCTAAGAAACTGCGGGCGGCGAAACTGCGTGGCATCTTCTCTGAAGGTTTGCTAATTCCTGTGGGTGAAAATTTTACCGGGAATGTGGGAGATGACTATACAGAATATTTTGGGGTAACAAAGTACGAATATCCTTTGCCTCAGAGTATCAAGAATGGGGATATGGAAGCGCCAATTGGACATTACAAATTTCCCAGTCCGGAGAATCTGAAAAGATACCGCGATGTCCTCTATCCTGGGGAAGAAGTAGTGGTAACGGAAAAGCTGCATGGCACGAATTTTACCGTCTTCGTCGATACTGAAGGAACCACGCGGATAGGTAGCCACAACTACTTCTGGAAGAACAATGAAACGAATAAAAGCTTAGCCTATATCCGGGCTTATCAGGAAAATTCGGCTTTGCATAAACTGCCGCTAAACACTCAGGTATTTGGGGAAATTTACGGTGTACAAGACATTAAATATGGTTTGCAGAATGGTAAGATTGAAATCGCTCTATTTGCTGTAAGTCGCGACAGCAGATTCCTGAATTACACCGAATTTGTAGAGTTTTGCGAGGAGTTTTCTTTGCCAAGAGTACCCGTCCTCTATATCGGTGCTTACAGTTGGGAAGCGGTGTCTCAGTTTAACAATGCTGACAGTGTAATTAGCCCAGATTGCATGATGGAGGGTGTTATCGTACAGTCTTTAGTGGAGAGGACGC
- a CDS encoding glycoside hydrolase 100 family protein — MEENALEIEAMRILVESLISYKGSLVGTPAAYTAKKNRKENERTKVSKDMLNYDQVFIRDFIPVALLFLIKGDFEITINGKLQLIKGKEIVKNFLEVTLELHQQERSSTFLNTGRVLMPASFKIIKKQGKEKLEPDFGQHAIARVTPVDSSLWWIILLRAYWKATGKTALVHRIDFQEGIRLILELCFSDRFDREPTILVPDGACMIDRRMGIYGYPLEIQVLFYAALRAADELLDRKNHSNKELIPEIKKRLIDLANHMRDEYWMDMEELNKTYQYNVEEYGETAINKYNIYANSIPYANLDDWIPEDGGYLIGNIGPSQMDFRFFSLGNLMAIVSSLATKDMSEKIMKLIKERKKELLGQMPFKICYAAIDGQEWKIVTGCDPKNSPWSYHNGGSWPVLMWMWAAAAQKVGEQEYLNFASSAIELAGKRLQKDEWPEYYDGHTGHLIGREARRNQTWTCAGYLLAKELIGKDGSKHLKLIGFDDYIEPKSKALSSKL; from the coding sequence ATGGAAGAAAATGCACTGGAAATAGAAGCAATGAGGATACTTGTTGAGTCGCTAATTTCCTATAAAGGAAGTTTGGTAGGCACGCCAGCAGCCTATACTGCTAAAAAAAATCGGAAAGAAAATGAGCGTACCAAAGTTAGTAAGGATATGCTCAATTATGATCAAGTTTTTATTCGGGATTTTATTCCTGTAGCACTTCTGTTTCTTATAAAAGGTGACTTTGAAATTACTATTAATGGAAAATTACAGTTAATCAAGGGCAAAGAAATTGTTAAAAACTTTCTTGAAGTAACATTAGAATTGCATCAGCAAGAAAGGTCAAGCACTTTTTTAAACACCGGGCGAGTTTTGATGCCTGCAAGCTTCAAAATTATTAAAAAGCAGGGGAAAGAAAAGCTGGAACCTGATTTTGGTCAACACGCGATCGCTAGAGTCACGCCTGTTGATTCTAGCCTCTGGTGGATTATCCTGTTGCGGGCGTATTGGAAAGCAACCGGAAAGACTGCTTTAGTCCACCGAATTGACTTCCAAGAAGGCATCAGGTTAATTCTGGAACTCTGCTTTAGCGATCGCTTCGATCGAGAGCCAACTATCTTAGTACCCGATGGCGCTTGTATGATTGACCGTCGGATGGGTATCTATGGTTATCCTTTAGAAATCCAAGTGCTATTTTATGCTGCCTTGCGTGCTGCTGATGAGCTACTAGATCGGAAAAATCACAGCAATAAAGAACTTATTCCAGAAATCAAGAAACGATTAATCGATCTCGCTAACCATATGCGGGATGAATATTGGATGGATATGGAAGAATTGAATAAAACCTATCAGTACAATGTCGAGGAATATGGAGAAACAGCTATCAATAAGTACAATATATATGCTAACTCCATTCCCTATGCTAATTTAGATGATTGGATACCAGAAGATGGCGGTTATCTAATTGGTAATATCGGCCCTTCGCAAATGGATTTCCGTTTCTTTTCTCTAGGCAACTTGATGGCAATTGTATCTTCTCTAGCCACCAAGGATATGTCAGAAAAAATTATGAAGCTGATCAAAGAACGCAAAAAAGAGCTTCTTGGACAGATGCCCTTTAAAATCTGTTATGCAGCTATAGACGGTCAAGAGTGGAAAATTGTCACGGGCTGCGATCCAAAAAATAGTCCTTGGTCTTATCATAATGGTGGCAGCTGGCCTGTTCTGATGTGGATGTGGGCAGCAGCAGCTCAAAAAGTTGGCGAACAGGAATATTTAAACTTTGCAAGTTCAGCCATTGAACTTGCTGGAAAACGTTTGCAAAAAGATGAATGGCCAGAATACTATGATGGGCATACCGGACATTTAATTGGCAGAGAAGCTAGAAGAAATCAAACTTGGACTTGTGCTGGTTACTTATTAGCAAAAGAACTGATTGGTAAGGATGGTTCAAAGCATTTAAAGTTAATTGGCTTTGATGACTATATAGAGCCTAAGAGCAAGGCGTTATCATCAAAATTGTAG
- the mutL gene encoding DNA mismatch repair endonuclease MutL, with translation MSVIQPLPTEVVHLIAAGEVIDSLAAVVRELVENSLDAGATRISVSLSPEQWRVRVADNGCGMNLVDLKQAAAAHSTSKIRDCEDLWKITSLGFRGEALHSLAALAELEIYSRCAGSTEGWRVVYNSQGEAVQVETVAIAPGTVITVADLFGNWLARRQAMPTQAQQLRIVQATIQQIAICHPHVTWQIQQSDRPWFALSPGTSAKHILPQILREVRLNDLQQLSVEVPTHPESSPQREKTNPQPPIPNPQSKIDLVLGLPDRCHRRRPDWVRVGMNGRLVKSQELEQTILGALVRIVPRDRYPICFLHLRICASQIDWNRHPAKSEIYLHQLSYWQDQVKSVIEQALRLNVETIPEKTLTQRVGKLLKASEAHSSYNASRSIQPTPTQASEIGLLPLKAVAQIHNTYIVAEHPAGVWLVEQHIAHERVLYEQLCQTWQLVPLELPAILNQLSPAQLDQLERIGLDVEPFGEQLWAVRTAPAPLRSRSDCADALLELSLGGDLEAAQVSLACRSAIRNGTTLSLLEMQTLLEQWQQTRHPRTCPHGRPIYLSLDESALARFFRRHWVIGKSHGI, from the coding sequence GTGTCTGTTATTCAACCTTTACCCACAGAAGTAGTCCATTTGATAGCAGCTGGAGAGGTAATTGACTCTCTGGCTGCTGTAGTGCGGGAACTGGTGGAAAATTCTTTAGATGCTGGTGCAACGCGCATCAGTGTTTCCCTGTCGCCGGAACAGTGGCGAGTGCGGGTGGCAGACAATGGCTGCGGCATGAATTTGGTAGACTTGAAACAAGCAGCAGCTGCCCATAGTACCAGTAAAATCCGCGACTGCGAAGACCTCTGGAAGATTACCAGTCTGGGGTTTCGCGGGGAAGCGTTGCACAGTTTGGCAGCTTTGGCAGAATTGGAGATTTACAGCCGTTGTGCGGGAAGCACTGAAGGTTGGCGAGTGGTTTATAACTCGCAGGGGGAAGCGGTGCAGGTGGAGACAGTTGCGATCGCTCCCGGTACAGTTATCACCGTGGCAGATCTGTTTGGCAACTGGTTGGCGCGTCGTCAGGCAATGCCAACACAAGCACAACAGCTAAGAATAGTACAAGCTACAATTCAACAAATCGCCATTTGTCATCCCCACGTCACCTGGCAAATACAACAAAGCGATCGCCCTTGGTTCGCTCTCAGCCCAGGAACCAGCGCGAAACATATTCTGCCCCAAATTCTCCGAGAAGTGCGTTTGAACGATTTACAGCAACTCTCGGTTGAAGTTCCTACTCACCCAGAAAGTAGTCCACAGAGGGAGAAAACCAATCCCCAACCCCCAATCCCCAATCCCCAATCTAAAATCGACTTGGTGCTAGGATTACCAGACAGATGCCATCGCCGTCGTCCAGACTGGGTGCGGGTGGGGATGAATGGACGCTTGGTGAAATCTCAGGAACTAGAGCAAACTATATTGGGGGCTTTGGTGCGAATTGTGCCACGCGATCGCTACCCAATTTGTTTTCTCCATCTGAGGATTTGTGCTAGTCAAATTGACTGGAACCGTCACCCCGCCAAGTCAGAAATTTATTTACACCAGCTTTCTTACTGGCAAGATCAGGTGAAATCGGTAATTGAGCAAGCCTTACGCCTCAACGTCGAGACAATTCCTGAAAAAACCCTCACGCAACGGGTGGGAAAATTGCTCAAAGCGTCGGAAGCGCATAGTAGCTATAATGCAAGTCGTTCCATTCAACCGACACCAACTCAAGCTAGTGAAATAGGGTTATTGCCACTAAAAGCCGTTGCCCAAATTCACAACACCTATATTGTGGCAGAGCATCCGGCTGGGGTGTGGTTGGTAGAGCAGCACATCGCCCACGAACGGGTTTTATACGAGCAATTGTGCCAGACTTGGCAACTCGTACCCCTAGAACTACCAGCGATTTTAAATCAACTTTCACCCGCTCAGCTCGATCAACTTGAACGCATCGGTTTAGATGTAGAACCTTTTGGCGAACAACTTTGGGCGGTACGCACCGCACCCGCACCCTTGCGATCGCGCTCAGATTGTGCAGATGCTCTCTTGGAACTCAGTCTGGGAGGGGATTTGGAAGCTGCACAAGTGAGCCTAGCTTGCCGTAGTGCTATCCGCAACGGTACAACTCTCAGCTTGCTTGAGATGCAAACCCTGTTAGAACAATGGCAGCAAACACGCCATCCTCGCACCTGTCCCCACGGGCGACCAATTTATTTATCACTAGATGAATCAGCCCTCGCCCGTTTCTTCCGCCGTCATTGGGTAATTGGCAAAAGTCACGGTATTTAA
- a CDS encoding glycosyltransferase family 4 protein — MRIAQIAPLWERVPPFRYGGIELIVSLLTDELVQRGHEVTLFASGDSLTTAQLKSVHEQALRLDPKIKEHGLYEQMILSQVYQQAHHFDIIHSHVGCAALPYTAFVTTPTVHTTHGIFTPDNEKIFRQFRWQPYISISEAQREPKLGLNYIHTVYNGIDPDVYSFQEKPSQPTYLAFVGRLSPEKGPEGAIKIARAIGLPLKMAGKIDVVDREYYKEILEPLIDGEQIQYLGEVSHEEKVHLLGGATVTLFPITWREPFGLVMIESMATGTPVIGIAMGSVPEVIAHGKTGFVCHSIEDMISAIPEAMKLNRQTCRDYVLSRFSVQKMVDEYEKTYQMALLGNG; from the coding sequence ATGAGAATTGCCCAAATTGCTCCACTGTGGGAACGAGTACCACCCTTTCGCTATGGAGGAATTGAGCTAATTGTCAGTTTATTGACAGATGAATTAGTTCAACGCGGTCATGAAGTCACATTATTTGCCTCTGGAGATTCCCTCACGACTGCTCAGCTTAAATCAGTGCATGAGCAGGCACTGCGGTTAGATCCCAAAATTAAGGAGCATGGACTTTATGAGCAAATGATACTTTCTCAAGTCTATCAACAGGCGCATCACTTTGATATTATTCATTCCCACGTCGGTTGTGCAGCCCTACCTTATACTGCTTTTGTAACAACACCAACCGTACACACTACCCACGGCATCTTTACGCCGGATAACGAGAAAATATTCCGGCAATTTAGATGGCAGCCTTATATCAGCATCAGCGAAGCGCAGCGAGAACCCAAACTAGGTTTAAATTACATCCACACGGTCTACAACGGCATTGACCCAGATGTCTATTCCTTCCAAGAAAAGCCTTCTCAACCAACTTATCTAGCCTTTGTTGGTCGCCTCTCACCGGAAAAAGGGCCAGAAGGAGCGATTAAAATTGCCCGTGCCATCGGCTTACCTCTGAAAATGGCTGGCAAAATTGATGTAGTCGATAGGGAATATTATAAGGAAATTCTAGAACCGCTGATTGACGGCGAACAAATCCAGTATTTAGGGGAAGTGTCCCACGAGGAAAAGGTGCACCTACTGGGAGGCGCTACAGTGACGCTATTCCCGATTACTTGGCGCGAACCATTTGGCTTAGTGATGATTGAATCGATGGCAACTGGTACGCCGGTGATTGGTATCGCAATGGGTTCGGTGCCAGAAGTCATCGCGCATGGTAAGACTGGGTTTGTCTGCCACTCCATAGAAGACATGATTTCAGCAATTCCAGAGGCAATGAAGTTAAATCGGCAGACTTGTCGAGACTACGTTTTAAGCCGTTTTAGCGTTCAAAAAATGGTTGACGAGTACGAAAAAACTTACCAGATGGCACTGCTGGGGAATGGCTGA
- a CDS encoding cytochrome P450, whose protein sequence is MPFGGGSRRCTGSGFAQFEMKVVLAEMLSRFDLALADNREVKPVRRGLVSAPNGSVRMMVTGEGRHSPTPQLTSSSV, encoded by the coding sequence CTGCCCTTTGGCGGAGGCAGTCGGCGCTGTACTGGTTCAGGTTTTGCCCAGTTTGAAATGAAAGTGGTACTCGCCGAGATGCTTTCACGCTTTGATCTGGCACTGGCAGATAATCGTGAGGTAAAACCTGTACGCCGTGGTTTAGTTTCAGCTCCCAATGGCAGTGTGCGGATGATGGTCACGGGCGAAGGTCGCCATTCTCCAACGCCCCAATTAACTTCTAGTAGCGTCTAA
- a CDS encoding rhodanese-like domain-containing protein, with translation MDNIQNKIEDASKKVADTVESATNKVEETILKAKDALPEVTPTPPGLKPQSSVSDLKARLEWGEPALTILDVRDRDTFNNGHIMGAMPMPLEELVDRAKTSLQPTRDIYVYGESDEQTAQAASQMRSAGFQCVSELKGGFPAWKAVGGPTEGVAESTNPPGPEGYNVLSEVKNEANKPKANM, from the coding sequence ATGGACAATATTCAAAATAAAATTGAAGATGCTTCAAAAAAAGTTGCAGATACTGTGGAAAGTGCTACCAACAAGGTTGAAGAAACCATTTTAAAAGCGAAAGATGCCCTACCAGAAGTTACGCCCACCCCACCGGGACTGAAACCCCAATCAAGCGTAAGCGACCTGAAAGCCCGTTTAGAATGGGGCGAGCCTGCTCTAACAATTTTAGATGTGCGCGATCGCGATACTTTTAACAACGGTCACATCATGGGAGCCATGCCTATGCCCCTAGAGGAATTGGTAGACCGCGCCAAAACAAGTCTTCAGCCCACTCGCGATATTTATGTCTATGGCGAATCTGACGAGCAAACCGCTCAAGCAGCTTCCCAAATGCGCTCTGCTGGGTTCCAGTGCGTTTCTGAACTCAAAGGCGGTTTTCCTGCATGGAAAGCAGTCGGCGGCCCTACAGAAGGCGTTGCTGAATCTACAAATCCTCCAGGGCCAGAAGGATACAATGTTCTATCTGAAGTAAAAAATGAGGCAAATAAGCCGAAAGCAAATATGTAA
- a CDS encoding DUF4291 domain-containing protein — MTSNKQGRVEITLLSIAQYWRIGVNLLTEHYLTQVNHWPKSGCHILAQFDNTSVVVYQAYRPAIGHFAVQHGYFGGEFSLNRMSWIKPNFLWMMYRSGWGTKAGQEVVLAIRLQRAAFDTILAAAVHSSFLPEVYSSEKDWKQAVKRSSVRLQWDPDHHPSGVKLERRTIQLGLRGELLSQYARDWIVNIEDISEFVQQQYQYVQSHNLTRLMTPYEAVYPVKQSDIAKRLRLSAIKTETSP, encoded by the coding sequence ATGACAAGTAACAAGCAGGGTAGGGTGGAAATCACCCTACTTTCGATTGCTCAGTATTGGAGGATTGGCGTGAACCTATTGACTGAACATTATCTAACGCAAGTAAACCACTGGCCGAAGTCTGGTTGTCACATTTTGGCTCAGTTTGACAACACGTCGGTAGTTGTCTACCAAGCTTATCGTCCTGCTATTGGTCACTTTGCCGTCCAGCACGGTTATTTTGGAGGCGAGTTCAGCCTAAACCGTATGAGCTGGATTAAGCCTAACTTTCTATGGATGATGTATCGCTCAGGATGGGGAACTAAAGCTGGGCAAGAAGTTGTCTTGGCTATCCGGCTTCAACGTGCGGCTTTCGATACCATCTTGGCAGCAGCGGTTCATTCTAGTTTTTTGCCGGAGGTATATTCAAGTGAAAAAGACTGGAAACAAGCTGTTAAGCGCTCCTCTGTCAGGCTGCAATGGGACCCGGATCATCATCCATCGGGGGTAAAGCTGGAGCGACGTACTATTCAGCTAGGACTGCGGGGTGAATTACTATCCCAGTATGCTCGCGATTGGATTGTCAACATTGAGGACATCTCAGAATTTGTGCAGCAGCAGTATCAATACGTTCAGTCTCATAATTTGACACGCCTAATGACACCTTATGAAGCGGTGTATCCGGTGAAGCAGTCAGATATTGCCAAGAGGCTGAGATTATCAGCCATTAAAACAGAAACTTCACCTTAA
- a CDS encoding DNA cytosine methyltransferase, with the protein MLDFCRRPVAVDLFAGAGGFSLGIEQAGFDVAVAVEVDPIHAATHAYNFPHTKVLCADARKLSGKAIKEAAIQASGEIDLVIGGPPCQGFSLMGKRCLEDERNDLVFEFCRLVVELQPRYFVMENVPGIAQKEHAIYLDLINSELEAAGYCITQPVKVLKTAEFGVPQNRKRLILLGSRAGERQLEYPKPLIPNPQSVFTTVRDAIADLPNLDDFPELLTSDEVLLERRQLKKMRSLASLYAQQLMEASPDLNNFAYRRLSCGNLLTGSLRTQHSTTSIERFQKTLPGELESVSRFRRLHWDKLSHTLRAGTGSGGGRYTSPRPIHPDYHRVISVREAARLHSFPDWFRFHTTKWHGFRQIGNSVPPLLARAVGRQVIASLGIIPPKPKEPIELGNTQLLRFNPWEAARYWSVSSQGIVKLES; encoded by the coding sequence ATGCTTGATTTCTGTCGCCGCCCAGTTGCCGTCGATTTATTTGCTGGTGCGGGGGGATTTTCCCTGGGAATTGAGCAGGCTGGGTTTGATGTGGCGGTGGCGGTTGAGGTTGACCCGATTCACGCCGCAACTCATGCTTATAACTTTCCCCACACCAAAGTTTTGTGTGCAGACGCGAGGAAGTTATCAGGTAAGGCAATTAAAGAAGCGGCGATACAAGCTAGTGGGGAGATTGACTTAGTAATCGGGGGGCCACCTTGCCAAGGTTTCTCTTTGATGGGGAAGCGGTGTCTGGAAGATGAGCGCAACGACTTGGTATTTGAGTTCTGTAGATTAGTAGTAGAACTGCAACCCCGCTATTTTGTCATGGAGAATGTACCGGGGATTGCTCAGAAGGAACACGCGATTTATCTGGATTTGATTAATAGTGAGTTGGAAGCCGCGGGATACTGCATCACGCAACCTGTGAAGGTGTTAAAAACGGCAGAGTTTGGAGTACCGCAGAATCGGAAGCGTTTGATTTTATTGGGTTCTCGTGCTGGAGAACGCCAGCTTGAGTATCCTAAACCCCTAATTCCTAATCCCCAATCTGTATTTACCACAGTCAGGGATGCGATCGCAGACTTGCCCAACCTGGATGACTTTCCCGAACTCCTGACAAGCGATGAAGTCTTGCTTGAACGGCGACAGCTTAAAAAAATGCGCTCCCTAGCCAGCCTCTATGCACAGCAGCTAATGGAAGCTTCCCCCGACCTTAATAATTTTGCCTATCGTCGGCTAAGTTGTGGGAATCTGTTGACGGGATCTCTGCGAACCCAGCACTCTACTACCTCAATTGAGCGTTTCCAGAAAACTCTACCTGGTGAGTTGGAATCTGTAAGCAGATTTAGACGCTTGCATTGGGATAAACTTTCACATACTTTAAGAGCCGGAACTGGCTCTGGAGGCGGTCGCTACACTTCTCCCCGTCCAATTCATCCGGATTACCACAGAGTTATTTCTGTACGCGAAGCAGCGAGATTGCATTCTTTTCCAGACTGGTTTCGCTTTCACACAACAAAATGGCACGGGTTCCGACAAATTGGGAACTCCGTGCCACCATTGTTGGCAAGGGCTGTGGGTCGTCAAGTTATTGCCTCGCTGGGCATTATCCCACCCAAGCCAAAAGAGCCTATAGAATTAGGGAACACTCAACTACTCCGGTTTAATCCGTGGGAAGCTGCTCGGTATTGGTCAGTCAGTAGTCAGGGAATTGTCAAGTTGGAAAGCTGA